The Candidatus Binataceae bacterium region CCCCAGGTGCATCCCGGCGATCGCTTCGGCCGCGATCTTGATCGCCGAAAGGCCGCGCTCGGGCGCCATCCCCGCATGCGCCTCATACCCGCGCACGGTGAAGCGCAGGCCCTGCGCCCCGGCCCCGCGCACGAAGAGGTAACCGGGCGAGTCGCTGTCGAAGACCAGGCCCTCGCGCGCGCGGAGCAGGCTTAGATCGAGATTGCGCGCGCCCTGCAGCCCGATCTCCTCGCACACCGTGAACACGGCGTCGATCGGCCCGTGCGGAATATTCCGCTCGCGCAACTGATGCAGCACTTCGCAGATGATCGCGCATCCCGACTTGTCGTCGCCGCCGAGCACCGTGGTGCCGTCAGTGCGGATGACGTCGCCGTCCACCACCGGCTTCACGCCCTCGCCCGGAACGACGGTATCCATGTGCGCGCAGAGGAGCAGGGGCGCCACGCCGTCGCGCGTCGCGTCGAGATGGGCGATCAGGTTGCCGCAGTTGCCGCGGACCTTGTCGGCGGCGCCGTCGAAGCGGCAGCGCAGGCCCGCGCTTTCGAGTTCGCGCACGAGCCTGAGCGCGATGTCGCGCTCGCGCCGCGAGAGCGAGTCGATCTGGACGATTTCGAGGAACAGTTGCTTGAGACGCGCAAGGTTGATCGCCGCCATAGAGGGCTTTTGTATCGCGATTGGCGCCGCGCTTTCCACCGCGCGGCCTGCCGATCGCGAGAACAAGAGAACGACGCGCTCGCGCGTCAGTAGGCGGCGCTCGCGCGCGCGGCCGCGATCAGGCGGTCGATTTCCTCCTCGGTGAAGCCGGCGAGAAGCCGTGCCTCGCGGGCGATCGTGATGGTCTGTGAATCCTTTTCCACGTCGTCGAGCGCCTTGCGCGCGCCGCGCGCGTTGAACAGGTCATCGACGCTGTCCTGGAACTCCTGCGCGCGCCGCAGCCGCTCGGGGTCGCCTTCGGTCAGCTTGCGCATCCACTTCGAGCCCATCCGCACGTGGGTGATTTCGTCGGCCAGCACGTAGTCCACCGCGCGCTCGATAATCCGGTCGCCGTTTTTCTGCGCAATCCGGATCAGCTGATC contains the following coding sequences:
- a CDS encoding M20/M25/M40 family metallo-hydrolase, which encodes MAAINLARLKQLFLEIVQIDSLSRRERDIALRLVRELESAGLRCRFDGAADKVRGNCGNLIAHLDATRDGVAPLLLCAHMDTVVPGEGVKPVVDGDVIRTDGTTVLGGDDKSGCAIICEVLHQLRERNIPHGPIDAVFTVCEEIGLQGARNLDLSLLRAREGLVFDSDSPGYLFVRGAGAQGLRFTVRGYEAHAGMAPERGLSAIKIAAEAIAGMHLGRIDAETTANLGTIEGGRAGNIVPNEVVVRGEARSSDPLKLAAQVEHMIGCFKDAVARAAVTVDGKTVRAELDYRSVPSYAAMNVPEDAPIVLKVIEAARRLGREVRPQATGGGCDANILNQRGLVVANLGTGMRDIHTVREWLDVRDMAASAEVTLELIKLHAGA